From the Ramlibacter agri genome, the window GTCGCCTTCCACCCGGCGCGAGACGATCTCGCCGTCGCCGTGGTGGCGCTCCGCGTGCGTGAGCAGCGAAGAGATCAGCAGCGGTTGGTTCTGCATCAGGCCCAGCATTCCTTGTCTCCGGAAGTACGTTCTGGGCCGGATGCTACCCCGGCGGGCCCCCGCCCCTACTCGGTGGAAATCCGCGCCTGTGTCGCCGACGCGTCGCGAGGCCCGGCGGCACCGGGCCGGAGCCGCTCAGCCCTGTTCGGCCAGCGGCTGGAAGTACAGCGTGACCGCCGTGCCTTGCCCCACCGTGGACCGGATCTCGATGGAGCCGCTGATCGCCTGCATCACGCGGTGGCAGAACATCAGCCCCATGCCGTTGCCGCCGGCTCCCGCGCGGGTGGTGATCGGCTCGCGCGTGAGCTTGGCCAGCACCTCCGGCGGGATGCCGGGGCCGTTGTCCGCGAACACCATCCAGGCGCGCTTGCCGGCGGGGGCCGCCGCGTCGCAGCCGACCTCGATGCGCAACTGCGGCGCCGGCTGGCCGCGCAGTGCCTGCAAGGCATTCTTGGCCAGCGTGCACAGCACCAGGTACAGCAGGTCGCGCCGGCCCGGCAGCCAGAAGTCGCGCTTGACGTCGCTGCTGACGATGGCGCGTTCGCTGTCCTCGAAGGGGAATTCGTCCTGCAGCGCGCCGACCAGGCTGCTCGCCGACACCGACTGCGGCTGCGCGCCCGGATAGGCGTCGCGCGCCGACTGCACGAAGGTCGACACCAGCGACTGCGCATACAGCGCGCGCCGCTCGGCCCGCTCCAGCGCGGCCAGGATCTCGCCCGGATGGTCCTCGGTGAACTGCGCGACGCCCGGCGGCGCATCGGGGCCGGCCGGCACGTGGCGGGCGGCCACCGTGCTCACGTAGCCGCGCACCGTGGCCAGCGGCGTGTTCAGTTCGTGCGCCAGGAAG encodes:
- a CDS encoding hybrid sensor histidine kinase/response regulator, with the translated sequence MPMHDLAGEAPSILFVDDEPTSRKWFALEFGDEFKVATAGGADEALAILSERSHEFGVLVTDYRMPERDGMKLLRAVQRDYRHVIRLLATAYAEKDVAIAAVNQGKVLRILEKPLDGTATREALREALALYRSQALERMLNEGRVAALREAIGFLAHELNTPLATVRGYVSTVAARHVPAGPDAPPGVAQFTEDHPGEILAALERAERRALYAQSLVSTFVQSARDAYPGAQPQSVSASSLVGALQDEFPFEDSERAIVSSDVKRDFWLPGRRDLLYLVLCTLAKNALQALRGQPAPQLRIEVGCDAAAPAGKRAWMVFADNGPGIPPEVLAKLTREPITTRAGAGGNGMGLMFCHRVMQAISGSIEIRSTVGQGTAVTLYFQPLAEQG